A region of the Festucalex cinctus isolate MCC-2025b chromosome 8, RoL_Fcin_1.0, whole genome shotgun sequence genome:
ATGGTGACGGAGAGAGGGCTTCCGCGGCGTCGGGAGTTCGTCATGCAAGTGAGTCCGTGGCAACCCAAGCTCTCGTCCATCACcaggccttttcacactgcacttaattTCCTTGTTGCTTTCCTGGCAAAAGTTTGTCTTTCGTGGTTGCTTAGCAACTTGCCAGGAAGTTTTGAATGTGCTGCTCTGTATATTAactgttttactgccacacattttcaaaaaaaaacacccacaatgccagccgatttcgagcattttaactcaccgttttaaaggcaaacagaatattgtgttcttttactacatatacataGTTAGGTACTatatgaaagatcacattccattctttcattagaaaaaaaaagtattgttctACCTTaatccgttctttagtaatcaccatttgaaaataggtaatttgagtgacattgagtggAAATTGAAAGGATAAGGAGAAAACGAGTTTTTTGTGAAAagctacattttctccacaacagtgtctttgacattgatattttttgtttcgtgacactgtgaattaggtttaatgcggcaaaggctttgatcattcacgtcatccttgaaaaattTCTATTTCATccgattccgtcatgtttcattgtaattccatacaccggcagcccattgaaaagagatacagtgctgccatctgctggccatagttagtgggcgtTTGTGGTTTCACAACccgttgaccaggcagcgctgcacttaatgttgcactgcccattgagtagggaaaaaaaaaaaagtagttgacgtcttttaacgtttatggcagcatacattgtgatttcactaatcgttattaaacatttttggcattcAAAGAGTTAATCTCAAATACGTGCTTCCTGCATGCTTTTGTTCCAGGTGAGAGTGTGCGGCCAGTCTGCGGAGGGCATGGGGCCGAGCAAAAAAGTGGCCAAGAAGAACGCGGCAGAGAAGATGCTGGAGATACTTGGATATAAAGTGCCGCAGCCTCAGCCCTCCAAACCGGCGCTTAAAACTGAAGAGAGGGTATTTGTTTGACCTTTTTAGGTAATAGAGAAGTCTGACCCTGTTTGTATGTTTAATCTAAAATGTGTGTTGTTTATGGACTCTTCAGACTCCTGTGAAGAAGCCCGGCGATGGACGCAAGGTGACGTTTTTTGAACCCGGCTCGATGGAGGAGGCGCCGCTGGGTGAGCGCAAGTGGTTGGAATGCGCAAATTGTTCCTcccttcctgttttattttttttttttttttttttttttttttttttttttttttttttttttttttttttttttttttttttttgaagagctcagaattgttcattcggtagtcttaccgattcaacgtcttgtcatcattgctcttttcctttttttttttttttcccttcctgttTTATACTCACATCCTCCCACGATATATTCCAGGTTCCAAGGAGGAGGAGTTCCGCCTGCCTTACTTGAGCCACCAGCAGCTCCCTGCGGGCATCCTGCCCATGGTGCCCGAGTTGGCTCAAGCGGTCGGGGCCTGCCAAGGACCCCAGGCCAAGGATTACGTCCGAGCAACAGCAAACCCCGGCAAGGCCACCGTCACTGCCGTCATCGCCAACGAGCTGCTGTACTCGGGCACGTCGCACACGGCCGaggctattttaaaaaacaaaaatatcccgACGCCGCACGGGCCCCTCACCAGGCCCTCGGAGCAGCTCGCTTACCTCGCGTCCGTGCAGGGCCTGCAGgtagtcgtcgtcgtcgtcgtcgtcaatgTCTTCAGGCGCTCAATCAGCTCAACAAAAACTGCATTCTTATTTTGCTTGCAGGTGGAATACAAAGATTTCCCCAAAAACAATAAGAATGAGTTTGTATCGCTGATAAACTGCTCCTCCCAGCCACCGCTCATCAGCCACGGAATGGGGAAAGATGTCGAATCCTGCCATGATATGGTAGGACAATCAAAACATCATCTCAATCCCCTTTTCTACAAGGAGGGAAGTTGAACACAAGCCATTTGGTGACATTGGTTGACTTCCAAGAtctaatttcaaaaaaaaaattcctataGAGAAtaatttaaagagatacttcacttatttagcccattatagcaataataagttaatattttgtctataattaatttgatactttcattatttttcacgtacaattattacacattttgcaacttgctgtcgactgaaaatgacatcacaagggctcaggtaaccaatcacagctcacctgtcttctaggtttggtcatgtgacattcacaagctgagctgtgattggttacctgagcccttgtgatgtcattttcagtcgacagcaagtttcaaaatgtgtttttaaaggtactaattgtacatgaaaaataatgaaaatataaaatttattataggcaaaatattaatgtttgactgccaaaaatggctaaataagtaaagtatctctttaaaaaaaaatcgaataatcgATATCAAATCAATTTTGCTTTTAAAGCCTCGAGGTTTAGAGCACACTCACCGACATCACACACCGCTCTGTCCCTGCGATGAACTTGAGTTTACTGTAATTCTACTGAATTGTTGTAACGTACTGCATCGTCAGACCCTTTAAGTGTcgcagtaagtaagtaagtcgGTTTACATTTTTGGTTGAACTCCTAATGTACCACTTAGTTTTGATACAACTAGCTAAAATGCTCTATTTGCTGTGTTGTCTGGTAAGCTGTAAATAAGTTGCTAGAAAAAGATATAAATGACTCTTCTTCACCTTTTACAGGCTGCACTTAATATATTGAAATTGCTGTCCGAGTACGAGCAGCTGTTAAACGAGCGGACAGGAAACGGAACAGCCCCTGGGTAAGTCCTCGCTTTATAGCATGAAGTCAGcctttgaacatccatccattttcttaactgctcaTTCCTCGCGTATATGGTAAACCACAACCGCCGCTCTCATGAACTGGGCTCGTTTCCGACAGGTGTGGCAAACAGGAGGTTGAGGGCGAGCTGCACCCCAAACCGGCTAACTCAAGCACACTGGCCCCGCCCCTGGACGGCAACGTCGAGACCATCAGGTTGTCTTGAACTGTAAAAGCACTCAAGGAAACTTGAAGACACTGTGTTCCAATCACTGCAGGACGTTTCTTTGGCGGCTGCCAATCATATTCACCGGTACACCGTGTTCACAGTTAAACAAGATTGAACTGAACATTTTTGGTTTTGCTCTCCTTGATGTTGTTTAATTGTATATTCTTTTGTCGCTCACTAGTGGAAGTAGCTGCATCCTAGCCAGTGATTTGGGGCTTCACTTGGAAACTGTGAATTTATGTCCTGTTAATTCTTGATTTTAAGTATCATGTTTTATTACTGCCTTTAGGttactcatgaaaaaaaaaaaaaaaaaagtcccgtattgtttttgtttttttcatccttGTCTAGGATGCAGCTTTCGACGTTTCTGCAGTGCTTTCGCTCAAAATTCACAAGTGACGTGTTACCGACATTGATCATGCAGGGCCAGGAAGAAAGAGTGTGTTACTTTAAATGTAGCGTGTGATGTAACGTGATGTTGTTTCCACTGTGTGTGGCAAGGCAGTCTTAACTCCGATTCCCTCCTTTGTCGGCCTCCCGTCCCTTCCTGCTCCTTAATGAAATAAACCTGCGTGCTCCTGTGCACAAAACAaatatgagtgttttttttttcttctctttacgCCCAAAGACAGCACTCAGTAACATCACTGCCGCCCTCCACAGAGCTGAAGGTATCACAATCCTCTGTTTGAAGAAGACTTTGAGAGACCAAATGAAGCCATACCACAAGATGCAAGCCATTCATCCGCACAAACAAAATCGGAACGCCAGATTGGATTTTGCAAAGAAGTACAGAGACAAAAGTTGAGGAACAAAGTTTTATGGACTGATGAGACCAAGATTAACCTCTACCAAAGTATGGAGAAAAGATCTGCTTCTGGAACTGGCTCACCGgtatagaccccttcaaagtttgtaaacaatgtgacgcaatttaaagggcggggcttagctggaggcaaaaacatcTCAAGGGCGTGTGGTTCACAGAAAGCATGTCGGAAAGGACGccgaaaacggccatttgagttaacttaatatgtgagtaaactgatttaaaaaagaaaaagattagaATAAACAGACAACCAGCGATGCCTCCAACAGTTGTTTTTGCCGTCCAGTAAAccccgtgacgtcatcgtgacgtatgcCATAGGGGTGTccatttattgatgatgttacTCATGATGGTAATCGTAGAATGAATtttaaagtgggaaaaaaaacttgtattttatgctcttccactagatggcagaagctaCAAATCATGTTGCCATTCACACAGAGCACAATACtgtaactgtttaaaaaaaaaaaaaggtgttagaGATTTTGCTAAGGTAAAATATGCGCTTAGACGATGTGATTTCGAATATGTAGGTCACTTATTTAATTGTATGAACACCGTTACATCATTTAACTCTGATTGAAAATAACAGCAGCGCTGATAACCACTTGTCTGAGTCGTCACCTCGCCTTCTGCATTTGTTCCAACGGCATGTGAATGAATCCTGGCAGTAGGCCAGTTTAAATTTTAAACCTATGCGATCGAGTTGACACCGTTTAACATTTGTTTCCTCTTGGCATCGATGAAGGGATACATGCACTTGTCGGAGCCCATGAAACGGTACGAAACCACGTTGGATTCCCATGGCAGCAACCTGAAAGACGACAAGAAAAAGGTATGAGCAGGTTTTGGGTCGGTGTGAGTGGGACGAGACGTCACGTGGTACTGACGCTCTGAAGAGGACAGGCAGGTAGGTGAGGCGTGGAATGCAGACTAGTGGTTGGTCAATGAGGATGGCGTTCATGGCCTGCTCCACGCAGTATTGAGGCTCCAGGGGGGGCAGGACCAGCTCCACTTCCTCTCTGTTGGCAGTCAACATTTTAGTAGGAAGTCATACAtgatcaatgattttttttttcttctctctctacAATATTTGTCAACCACTTGGAGAACGACTGCAAAAAAGAACAGTAGAAAATTTacgaaaaaatatattgtaaaatgAGAAAATTATTACtccaaataagcaaaattatctgccaacagaacaagaaaattttacttaaatttacctgcaagattttgaaaaataaaaataatacaaggcgtcaaagatcgaatcgtcaaaaatcgaatcgtgatcgaatcgtcaaagatcgaatcgtcagtggtatgaaattagcaataatagtgCCACACCTTATCTTGCAGCCTTCAAACATGCCCGTGTCGACGATGTAAGGACACACCAGAGTTGTCTTCACGCCTTCCACTTCCTCAGCCAGCAGCTCGTGAGCCAGAGACTCATGGAAACCCACCGCAGCAAACTTACTGGCGCAGTAGTCCTGTCTCAGGTGCAACAAACACATCCATTCATGCTGCATTTGTCTGGGGAAAGAAACATCTCAGATTGCtttctgttcattttatttCCCGATTCACCTCGACGCAGCCTGTGCTGAAGAGGCCCAGCACGCTGGCGATGGTCACGATGTGGCCGTGATCCCGGGCCTTCATCTGAGGCAGGAAGGCCTTCACTGTCTGTCACACAAACGCAGAGTGATGTCGAGGTACGTAATATTCACGCGCAACGTGAAGGGCGCTTTTGTTGCATGAGCAGCTTCGCATTAAGAGGATTGTAAACAATGCTGTGAAGGGATTGTGTTGGTGTGCTTTATTTTTAACGACAATAACCTGCTGTGTACCAGTAGATGaggataaaaatgcattttgtaaGTTTTTCTTTGTTGCGAAAAAATGAAGCAatattgcagtggacatgacatgtTTGCATGTCTCAAATGATGATGTCGACATTTCttgttcatgattggatcctagctaaccaatcacaatcacaagttgatttgcatgatgtttatGTTAAAAATGATACGAataagcttggtaagtttacatgttacagccatactatcctggcgtcgactataacaaataaaaacaagagagaacaggttttttttcatgttcttcctaggtgggaaaaaaaactgtaaaatctgtaaaataaaaaaataaaaaataaaaataattatcattattaataataataatcatcatcatccatccatccatccatccattttcttaaccgcttattcctcacataaaataaaaattgacagAAGTGGTTaacttacttttattttaattttatttttttttgcctgacatTTTCCTGattataaaatacattaaagcaGGGCTGTCAAATTCATTTGAGTTCAGGGGCCACTTTAACCCAAATGTGATCTCACGTGTAAATAATTACACGTACATTCTGAAAATAGTCCCATTATTATCTTATAAAGGAATATGAAATGTCTTAACGAAATGAGCGCACAACTTTTGCATCAAACCCGAAGTAAAAGCCAaatttcagaatgtcatttaagCTGCCATCAGTGCGCCCTCTAGTGGATAAAATTAGCAACATCAGTTCATTCTAATGATAAACTGCAATTTGTATTGGACCTCCTGATGGGCAGGTTCTGGCCCGCGggtcgtatgtttgacaccgctGCATTAAAAGCAGCTGTTTGAGTTAATTTGATGGCGTACTGgcttttaa
Encoded here:
- the rdh20 gene encoding retinol dehydrogenase 10-A, with product MIFLMDLQMMLLDMIYFILRNSLRAVLRPRVKPIDGELVLITGSGGGLGGLFAREFAKRGAEVVLWDVDGAANERTAKLVRDLGGKAHAYTVDVTEREDVYRYADVVRKDLGRDVTMLVNNAGVVAGQRVLDCPDELIEKTIRVNCLALFWTVKAFLPQMKARDHGHIVTIASVLGLFSTGCVEDYCASKFAAVGFHESLAHELLAEEVEGVKTTLVCPYIVDTGMFEGCKIREEVELVLPPLEPQYCVEQAMNAILIDQPLVCIPRLTYLPVLFRALLPWESNVVSYRFMGSDKCMYPFIDAKRKQMLNGVNSIA